A window of the Salvelinus alpinus chromosome 3, SLU_Salpinus.1, whole genome shotgun sequence genome harbors these coding sequences:
- the LOC139571398 gene encoding dynein axonemal intermediate chain 2-like, producing the protein MEIVHVYTKKRNEFGRQCNFSDRPAELHVDILPDPSLASNFIERDPCDVPIQCTQEMSEHEVNTERFESDTRGINHVEGGWPKDVNPQEMEQTIRFRKKVEKDEHYFSTIMQLGSNMEHCIKQNNAINIYQEYFEEEEVVEESEEQPSAKTINVFRDPNEIKRTATCLSWHPDGSCKLAVAYSSLGFQNISPDMSYDSYIWDIENPNKPEMTLKPVSLLVCLEYNPKDSHILVGGSYNGQIAYWDTRKGSQPVEMSTIEHSHRDPVYKVIWLQSKTGTDTFSASTDGQVLWWDIRKMSEPTERLVLDPNKKGNLDNALGAISLEFETTMPTKFMVGTEQGLVVSCNRKAKTPAEKIVCTYSGHHGPIYALQRNPFFPKNFLTVADWTARIWSEDIKESSIMWTKYHMAYLSDGCWSPVRPSVFFTVKMDGTLDVWDFLFKQNDPTLSLKVCDEALYSLRVQDNGRFLACGSQLGTATLLEISPGLCTLQRNEKALATAMFERETKREKILEARHREMRLKERSRSEQSKDEDTKEGDGEESVEELATRTEAEFYEIVEAELKKRAKEQEKKEKDVCEEKEV; encoded by the exons ATGGAGATAGTTCATGTGTACACCAAGAAGCGCAATGAGTTTGGGCGACAGTGTAATTTCTCTGATCGGCCTGCTGAGTTGCATGTGGACATCCTCCCTGATCCTTCTCTGGCATCCAACTTCATTGAGAGAGACCCTTGCGATGTTCCCATACAGTGCACACAAGAGATGTCCGAGCATGAG GTGAACACAGAGCGCTTTGAGTCAGACACCAGGGGGATAAACCATGTGGAGGGAGGCTGGCCCAAGGACGTCAACCCTCAGGAGATGGAGCAGACCATCCGCTTCAGGAAGAAAGTGGAGAAAGATGAGCATTATTTCAGCACCATCATGCAGCTGGGCAGT AATATGGAGCATTGCATCAAACAAAACAATGCCATCAACATCTACCAGGAGTActttgaagaggaggaggtggtggaggagtcCGAGGAGCAGCCCTCAGCCAAAACCATCAATGTTTTCAG AGACCCGAACGAGATAAAGCGCACTGCCACCTGTCTGTCCTGGCATCCCGATGGCAGCTGTAAACTGGCTGTGGCCTACTCTTCACTAGGGTTCCAGAACATCTCTCCAGACATGAGCTATGACTCATATATATGGGACATTG AGAATCCCAATAAGCCAGAGATGACCCTGAAACCGGTCTCTCTACTGGTCTGTCTGGAGTACAACCCCAAAGACTCTCACATCCTGGTCGGAGGCAGCTACAATGGCCAGATCG CTTATTGGGACACTCGCAAGGGGAGCCAGCCGGTGGAAATGTCCACAATAGAGCACAGCCACAGAGACCCTGTCTACAAagtcatctggttgcagtcaaaGACAGGAACCGATACCTTCTCTGCATCTACGGACGGTCAG GTGCTGTGGTGGGACATCCGTAAGATGAGTGAGCCCACAGAGAGGCTGGTACTGGACCCCAACAAAAAGGGCAACCTGGACAATGCCTTGGGGGCGATCTCACTGGAGTTTGAGACCACTATG CCCACAAAGTTTATGGTGGGGACAGAGCAAGGGCTGGTGGTCTCCTGTAACCGCAAGGCCAAGACCCCGGCAGAGAAGATAGTGTGTACGTACAGCGGTCATCACGGCCCAATCTACGCCCTGCAAAGGAACCCTTTCTTCCCCAAGAACTTCCTGACCGTAGCCGATTGGACAGCCCGCATCTGGTCCGAAGACATCAAGGAGTCGTCCATCATGTGGACAAA ATACCATATGGCCTATCTGTCAGATGGCTGCTGGAGTCCAGTACGGCCCTCTGTGTTCTTCACCGTCAAAATGGACGGGACGCTAGACGTTTGGGACTTCCTCTTCAAACAGAACGACCCCACCCTCAGTCTAAAA GTGTGTGATGAGGCTCTGTACAGCCTGCGGGTGCAGGATAACGGGCGCTTCCTGGCCTGTGGCTCTCAGCTGGGCACTGCCACCCTGCTGGAAATCTCCCCAGGGCTGTGTACCCTCCAGAGGAACGAGAAGGCCCTAGCCACTGCG ATGTTTGAGCGGGAGACCAAACGGGAGAAGATCTTGGAGGCGCGCCACCGTGAGATGCGTTTGAAGGAGCGCAGCCGCTCGGAGCAGAGCAAGGACGAGGACACCAAGGAGGGCGACGGAGAAGAGAGCGTCGAGGAGCTAGCAACTCGCACGGAGGCAGAGTTCTATGAGATAGTAGAAGCTGAGCTGAAGAAGAGAGCTAAGGAGCAAGAAAAAAAG GAGAAAGACGTGTGTGAAGAGAAAGAAGTCTGA